DNA from Petropleomorpha daqingensis:
CGCTGGGGAGTCCACGGCTCGGCGGCGGGCGGGGGTGCGTCCGGCGCGACATCGAGCAGCACCTGCCCGATGTCGATCGCGCTGAGCCCGTCGACGAGCGCCGGATGGGTCTTGGTGATCACCGCGACGCGATCACCGCTGAGCCCCTCGACCAGGTAGAGCTCCCACAGCGGGCGCCCACGGTCCAGCGGGCGCGACATCAGCCGCGAGACCAGCTCGAGCAGCTGGGCCTCCGTCCCCGGCCGCGGCAGGGCGGAGCGCCGCACGTGGTAGTCCACGTCGAAGTCCGGGTCGTCGGCCCACACCGGGTTGGCGAGGTGACCGGGCACCTCCAGGACGCGCTGGCGGTAGCGCGGCACGAGCGCCAGCCGTGCCGTCACCAGCGACTCGATCGCCGAGACCCCCTCGCGCGGCGCCTCGAGCAGGAGGACACCCCCGACGTGCATCGGGGTGTCGCGCTCCTCCAGGTAGAGGAACGAGGCGTCCAGTGCGGTCAGCCGCTCGACCATCGCTCTCCTCACGATCGGCGGGCCCACGCTACGGGCCCCCGCTGTGGGCCGACACCCCGAGCGGCCGACCGTGATGCGTTCCTCAGCCCGCCCGGCGCCCCGTCCGGAGTCGCCGTTTCGTGGCCGGTTCGGGCACCCCCGCGACCACCGAGGCGAGCGAGCGCAGGGCGGTGCGCAGCGGGGAGCCGGCCGCCACCTCCGCCAGGGTCCGCCCGGAGGCGAGCGCGGCATCGGTCGCCCGGCGGTCCGCGGGGAGGAAGAACCGCACGTCGCGCCCGGCGAAGCGCTCGAGCGCCTCCGCGATCTCGGCCCGCGCGTCCCCCGGCACCGGTCCGCGGCGCACCTGGTTGATCACCACGACCGGCTCGACGTCGGGCAGCACCTCGCGCAGCTCCCCCAGTGCCCGGACCGTCCGCTGCAGGGCGACCGGATCCGCCCCGCTGACGCAGAGCACCGTGTCGGCTGCTTCCAGCACGGCGAGGGTGGCGCCGTTGCGGCGCGGAGCGGCCGTGTCGAAGGACAGCTCCTCGTCCTCCTCCAGGCAGAACGAGCAGTCGACGACGGTGAGCTCGGCCAGTCGGCGGCCCTCGTCGAGCACCGCGCTCACCGCCCGCGGCCGCAGCTCGGGCCAGCGATCGGCGCGGGCGAGACCGGTGAGCACCCGCAGGTGGGGGCGGACGGTCCAGGCGAGCCGCGCGAGGGCGGCGCCGTCGAGGGTGCCCACCGACGCCTGCCGCGCCGCGCCCGCGAGCCCCGGCGACTCGTCGAGCAGACCCAGGACCTGCGCGACCACGCCGCCGTACACGTCCGCGTCCACCAGCAGCGTCGAGACGCCGAGCCGGGACGCCTCGTCGGCCACCCCGACGGCGACGGTCGTGCGCCCCGGCGCCCCGAGCGGACCCCAGACCGCCACGATCCGTCCGCGCCCGGCAGGCCGGTCCTCGGGCTGCGCCGGCACCCCGAGCAGCGGCAACGCCGTCCGAGGGTCGGCGACACCCAGCGAGCCGGCGGGTGCTCCGGCGACCGCCTCGCGCAGCGCCTGGGCGATGGCCTCCGGCTCGGCGTCGGCGGGCAGCACGTGGGTCACGCCGAGCCGGCGCAGTCGCTCCACCGCACGCTCGTCGCCCGGGTCCACCAGGCCGACCACAGCGACGCCGGCGGCCTCGAGGTGGGCGACGGCGTCCCCGTCGAGCCGACGCAGGTCCGCCGAGAGCAGCGCAGCCTGGCCGGTTCCGGTCGCCGCGGCGGCCAGCAGCTCGGAGACGTCGACGCAGCGGCGCACGACCGCCACCCCGTGGTCGGCCCGGTCGAGCGCACCCACGAGGGCGGACTCCCACGCGGCGCCCGTGACGGCGGTGAAGACCTGCAGCGGCATCAGTCGCCCGAACCCGCGTCGACGGAGTCGTGCACCACCACGACCAGAGGACGCCCGCCGATCGCCGAGAGCACGTCAGTGGCCTCGTCCGCCGCCACCGACACCACGACCTGCACCGTGGTCGTCGGCGTGGACAGCACCCCCTCGCTGCGACCGGAGATCGCCTGCACCGGCGCCGACGTCACGACCGGGGTCACCGAGCCGTCCGCCACCGCGGTCGCCCCCGCCGCCGGGTCCGCGACCGCGTAGACGTCGACCAGCTGCCCGCGCGCGAGGCTCGGCGGCACGTATCCCGCCTGAACGGGAAGGGCCAGCTGCACCAGCTCGCCCGCCTCGGCCAGGGTCGACCGCGGGAGCAGCTCGCCTGCCGAGACCGCGCGTGACAGCGTGCGCCCCTCCGGCTGGGTCCTGGTCGAGAGGTAGGAGGGCGCGGCGTCGTCCAGCCGCACGTCGACGGCCACGAGGTCGTCGGCGGTGAGCACCGTGCCGGCGGCGAGGTCACCCGCGGCCGCCCAGACCGGCACGGTGGCGTCCGCGGCGGAGACCACACGCGCGCCGAGCAGCACCGAGCCGAGCACCAGGAGCAGCCCGAGCACGAGCCGCAGATCGAGCCACTGCGGCGGGCGCACGCGTCGCGGCGTCGGCCCGGGCGGCGCCTCGGCAGGCGTGAGCGGGGGCGGTGCGGTCCGGACGGCGGTCACGGCGCGAGTCCTCCGATTCCGTCCCGGGTTCGGGACCGCAGATCCTTGTCGTCACCCCCGGATGGGAGTGAACGGGTGCAGATCATGCGTCAGAACGAGGGTTGCGTGCATTCGCCGTCCACACGTTCGGGTGTGGACAGTGGTCACATGCCACCGGTGCGGCTGACAGACTGACGACGACGGACGGAGACGCACCGATGCCCACCCCTCGCTTCCTGACCCTCGATGACGTCGCGGAGATCCTCAACGTGTCGTGGTCGCAGGCGTATGCGCTGGTCCGGCGCAAGGAGCTGATCGCCATCCAGATCGGCGGCCGCGGTCAGTGGCGCGTCGAGGTCGACGAGCTCGAGCGCTTCATCCAGCAGAAGTACGCCGAGGCTCGCGCCGGCGCCGTCCCGCCGGAGCCCGCGGCACCGGAGAAGTAGACCCGCCGAGGTCAGCCCAGTCCTGGCGGCGCCGTCCGGATCACGGCGACGCCGTCGAGCGCGGCCGCATGCACGCCGCGCACCGCCCCGGCCCGACGCGGCTCGTCCGGTGCGTGCGCCGCCAGTTCGAGGAAGTCCGCCCCCACCCGGTCGATCGTCCCGGTCAGCACCGCGCCGTCGTCCAGCACGACCTGCACGGGGCTGCGGTCGCGGGCGAGCGCCCGCACGGCCCGGCGCAGGTCGAACCGCCCCCGGACGACGCCCGGCGACTCCGGCGCGGCCGTCTGGCGCCCGAGCCCTGACACGGACAGGACTGCGGCCGTGGCGACCAGCGCCTCGCGGCCGGCCTCCTCCTCGACGAGCAGCCAGTCCGCCCCGACCTCGGTGAGGGTCCCGGCCACCGGGCCGGCACCGCGGCAGCGCAGCACCACCGGGTGGCCGATCGCGCCCTCGAGCCGCTCGGCCAGCCGAACCGCACCCGTCTCCGCGCGCGTCCGCGACGCCGACTCGGCCCGGTCGGCGGCTGCCTCGGCCTCGGCGAACTGAGCACCCAGGTCGGCGAACAACTGCTGCCAGCGCATCCCTCACCTCCGCATCGACAGCCTAGATGCACGTGAACTCTTGCGTTTGGTTGTGTTTGCTTGCTTTAGTCTGCACCAGTCACACGCAGAGGAGGGGACATGTCGACACGGCGACTGGGCGTCACGACGCTCGGGATGGCGCTCGTCGGCGTGGTCCTCGCCCACCTCGGCCCCGACGAGACCGCCCTGCGCGCAGCACTCGCCCATCCGCAGCGCGTCGCGGACACCGCCGGGCCCGACACCGTCGTCCTCGCCTGGGCGGCCGCGCTGGCCTGGGTCGTCTGGGCCTGGGGCGGGCTCGGTCTCGGGCTCACCGCGGCGAGCGCGATCCCCGGCCTGCTCGGGAGCGTGGCCCGCACGCTGCTCCGCGGCCTCCTTCCGGCCGGTGCCCGGCGCGCCGCCGCCGTCGCTCTCGGTCTCGGTCTCGGTCTCGGCCTCACCACCCCGGCTTTCGCGTCGGCGGAGTCGGTCCCGGTCAGCGCGCCCGACTGGCCGGGGGCAGAGCCCGCCGAACCCGCCCCCGACTGGCCCGCCCCCACCGACGGCGACCACGTCGTCGTCCGGGGCGACTGCCTCTGGGACATCGCCGCCGCGCACCTGGGCGCCGCCCCTGACTCCCCACCCACCGCCGCCGGGATCGCCGAGGCCGTCGGCGCGTGGTGGACCGCGAACCGATCGGTCATCGGCCCCGACCCCGACCTGCTCCTCCCCGGGCAGGTCCTGCATCCCCCAGGGCGCGACTGACGCCCACCTCCCGCCGCT
Protein-coding regions in this window:
- a CDS encoding helix-turn-helix domain-containing protein — encoded protein: MPTPRFLTLDDVAEILNVSWSQAYALVRRKELIAIQIGGRGQWRVEVDELERFIQQKYAEARAGAVPPEPAAPEK
- a CDS encoding AAA family ATPase, yielding MPLQVFTAVTGAAWESALVGALDRADHGVAVVRRCVDVSELLAAAATGTGQAALLSADLRRLDGDAVAHLEAAGVAVVGLVDPGDERAVERLRRLGVTHVLPADAEPEAIAQALREAVAGAPAGSLGVADPRTALPLLGVPAQPEDRPAGRGRIVAVWGPLGAPGRTTVAVGVADEASRLGVSTLLVDADVYGGVVAQVLGLLDESPGLAGAARQASVGTLDGAALARLAWTVRPHLRVLTGLARADRWPELRPRAVSAVLDEGRRLAELTVVDCSFCLEEDEELSFDTAAPRRNGATLAVLEAADTVLCVSGADPVALQRTVRALGELREVLPDVEPVVVINQVRRGPVPGDARAEIAEALERFAGRDVRFFLPADRRATDAALASGRTLAEVAAGSPLRTALRSLASVVAGVPEPATKRRLRTGRRAG
- a CDS encoding SAF domain-containing protein, encoding MTAVRTAPPPLTPAEAPPGPTPRRVRPPQWLDLRLVLGLLLVLGSVLLGARVVSAADATVPVWAAAGDLAAGTVLTADDLVAVDVRLDDAAPSYLSTRTQPEGRTLSRAVSAGELLPRSTLAEAGELVQLALPVQAGYVPPSLARGQLVDVYAVADPAAGATAVADGSVTPVVTSAPVQAISGRSEGVLSTPTTTVQVVVSVAADEATDVLSAIGGRPLVVVVHDSVDAGSGD
- a CDS encoding LysM peptidoglycan-binding domain-containing protein — protein: MSTRRLGVTTLGMALVGVVLAHLGPDETALRAALAHPQRVADTAGPDTVVLAWAAALAWVVWAWGGLGLGLTAASAIPGLLGSVARTLLRGLLPAGARRAAAVALGLGLGLGLTTPAFASAESVPVSAPDWPGAEPAEPAPDWPAPTDGDHVVVRGDCLWDIAAAHLGAAPDSPPTAAGIAEAVGAWWTANRSVIGPDPDLLLPGQVLHPPGRD